A section of the Suncus etruscus isolate mSunEtr1 chromosome X, mSunEtr1.pri.cur, whole genome shotgun sequence genome encodes:
- the RPL39 gene encoding 60S ribosomal protein L39: MSSHKTFRIKRFLAKKQKQNRPIPQWIRMKTGNKIRYNSKRRHWRRTKLGL; the protein is encoded by the exons ATG TCTTCCCACAAGACGTTTAGGATCAAGCGGTTCCTGGCCAAGAAACAAAAGCAGAACCGGCCCATTCCTCAATGGATTCGGATGAAAACTGGTAATAAGATCAG GTACAATTCCAAGAGGCGGCACTGGAGAAGAACAAAGCTGGGTCTGTAA